Proteins co-encoded in one Malus sylvestris chromosome 7, drMalSylv7.2, whole genome shotgun sequence genomic window:
- the LOC126629911 gene encoding dnaJ protein homolog has protein sequence MFGRAPKKSDNSKYYEILGVSKTASQDDLKKAYRKAAIKNHPDKGGDPEKFKELAQAYEVLSDPEKREIYDQYGEDALKEGMGGGGGGHDPFDIFQSFFGGNPFGGGGSSRGRRQRRGEDVIHPLKVSLEDLYNGTSKKLSLSRNKICSKCKGKGSKSGASMTCPGCQGSGMKVSIRHLGPSMIQQMQHPCNECKGTGESINDKDRCTQCKGEKVVQEKKVLEVIVEKGMQNGQRITFPGEADEAPDTVTGDIVFVLQQKEHPKFKRKGDDLFFEHTLSLMESLCGFQFILTHLDGRQLLIKSHPGEVVKPDQFKAINDEGMPMYQRPFMKGKLYIHFTVEFPDSLNPEQCKALEAVLPPRTSAQLTDMELDECEETTLHDVNIEEEMRRKQAHAQEAYDEDEDMHGGAQRVQCAQQ, from the exons atgtttgGGAGAGCTCCAAAGAAAAGCGATAACAGCAAGTACTATGAGATCCTTGGAGTTTCAAAGACCGCTTCGCAGGACGATCTGAAGAAGGCTTACAGAAAAGCCGCCATCAAGAACCACCCTGATAAGGGCGGCGATCCCGAAAag TTTAAGGAGTTGGCTCAAGCATACGAGGTTCTAAGTGATCCGGAGAAACGTGAGATCTATGACCAATATGGCGAGGATGCCCTCAAGGAAGGAATGGGTGGCGGAGGTGGCGGCCATGACCCATTTGATATTTTCCAATCCTTCTTTGGTGGAAACCCATTCGGTG gtggtggaagcAGCAGAGGCCGAAGGCAGAGAAGGGGAGAGGATGTAATCCATCCCCTTAAGGTTTCTTTGGAAGATCTCTACAATGGGACATCCAaaaagctttctctctctcgcaACAAAATCTGCTCCAAGTGCAAGGG TAAAGGGTCGAAGTCAGGTGCTTCAATGACATGTCCTGGCTGCCAAGGTTCTGGAATGAAAGTGTCTATTAGACATCTTGGCCCCTCGATGATCCAGCAAATGCAACATCCTTGCAATGAGTGCAAGGGTACTGGCGAGAGCATTAATGACAAGGATCGCTGCACACAATGTAAGGGTGAGAAGGTTGTTCAGGAAAAGAAAGTCTTGGAAGTAATTGTAGAGAAGGGCATGCAAAATGGGCAGAGGATAACATTCCCTGGTGAAGCTGATGAAGCG CCGGACACCGTTACAGGTGATATTGTTTTTGTCCTACAACAAAAAGAGCACCCTAAGTTTAAGAGAAAGGGTGATGACCTTTTCTTTGAACATACATTGTCACTTATGGAATCACTCTGTGGCTTTCAATTCATATTAACGCATTTGGATGGAAGACAACTCCTCATTAAATCTCATCCTGGAGAAGTTGTAAAGCCTG ATCAATTCAAGGCTATAAACGATGAGGGCATGCCAATGTACCAGAGGCCATTCATGAAGGGTAAGTTATATATTCATTTCACAGTGGAGTTCCCCGACTCACTGAACCCAGAACAGTGCAAGGCCCTGGAGGCTGTCCTTCCCCCCAGGACTTCGGCACAACTTACTGACATGGAGTTGGATGAATGTGAGGAGACCACGCTGCATGATGTAAACATAGAGGAGGAAATGCGTCGAAAGCAAGCACATGCGCAAGAGGCATATGACGAGGATGAGGACATGCATGGTGGTGCCCAAAGGGTCCAATGTGCTCAGCAATGA
- the LOC126629917 gene encoding cucumber peeling cupredoxin-like — translation MAVKSELSMALVVMMAAAAVGLVVPESLGCIPTPSGGVKYPVGDDFWAIHPNPDYYTNWSSNHFFKIGDSLVFAFETGRYNVLQVTKQEYEKCTGYKPLKVFNTGPVTIPLEEKGVFYYICNISTYCSLGQKISIKVNECPCPLPSPPPSSPPPASPTPVPPSSPPLISTPPPSPSSPNGSQPPYVQVTSPAPSPVDNGSPEGPSNSAALMHKGLFGVGFGVLLLVFG, via the exons ATGGCTGTGAAGAGTGAGCTTTCCATGGCATTAGTTGTGATGATGGCGGCGGCTGCGGTGGGTTTGGTTGTTCCTGAGTCACTTGGTTGCATACCGACTCCGAGTGGTGGTGTGAAATACCCAGTCGGAGACGACTTTTGGGCCATTCATCCAAACCCTGATTACTACACAAACTGGTCCTCTAACCATTTCTTCAAGATCGGTGACTCCCTCG TTTTTGCATTCGAAACGGGGCGTTACAACGTCCTGCAAGTAACAAAGCAAGAGTATGAGAAGTGCACAGGTTACAAGCCACTGAAAGTGTTCAACACTGGTCCAGTGACTATTCCATTGGAAGAAAAGGGTGTGTTTTACTACATCTGCAACATCTCTACGTACTGTAGTCTTGGCCAGAAGATTTCTATTAAAGTTAACGAATGCCCTTGCCCACTACCAAGTCCACCTCCGTCTTCCCCGCCTCCTGCTTCTCCAACTCCTGTTCCTCCGTCTTCACCACCACTCATATCAACTCCTCCGCCATCTCCAAGCAGCCCTAACGGGTCCCAGCCTCCTTATGTGCAGGTTACAAGTCCAGCTCCGTCGCCAGTTGATAATGGTTCTCCTGAGGGTCCTTCAAACTCTGCTGCATTGATGCATAAAGGGTTGTTTGGTGTTGGTTTTGGGGTGCTACTCCTCGTTTTTGGGTGA